Genomic segment of Arachis hypogaea cultivar Tifrunner chromosome 11, arahy.Tifrunner.gnm2.J5K5, whole genome shotgun sequence:
ttattttaatttattacacatattatatattaaaattatatatataccggACGGGTATCATCTAAACCCGCCCACGCCCATGTCCAAGAACCCGTCCCACTAAAAACTCGCCCCAATGCGGTTACCCGCCCTGAGCAGGTAGAGGCGGGATGGGTACCCGCGTATTCGGGGGTGTTGCCATCCCTAGCGGTCTCATACTCTTGTTCAAGGTTTTGAAAATCGGACCGGACTGACCAGTTCGATTGGATTAACTAGAAACCGGTCATTTATCCGATCCGGTTAACTTTCAAAACCTTTCTACAAAGAACCGGTTTTAAACCGGATGAACCGGTGGTAAACCGGCGATCCAGTCAAACCGGCCGGGTTTTTTCAAGTATCGGTTCGCTAATCCAACAACGAAAACGGCGCGTTTTGATTCCAGAGAAGAAAAGTGCCatttcccctttctttctctcacaAACGCACCCTCACCAACCCTTGATTCTCCTGAACCCTATCAGAGCCACCATCCTTGTCGTGCGTCGTTTCCGCTTCTCCCCTCCTCGCCGTTAAATTCAATTGATTAAATTCAGTTATTCTCTGGTTTAGGTTTTCAGTAATTAAACTTTCCGGGTTTAAAAAACGTACAATGGCGTCTTCGGATGATGAGCCAGAGTCTCAGCCACTATCTGTCTCGAATTACCACTTTGAAGATGACAGGGATGCCCCTGTATCGTTTTCTGTGATGCCAATTCAATGGAGTGGGTCGGAGAGTCCTCAAGGCAAGAAAACAGAGTTGTTCCTCCACGGTGTGGCGGATAATGGGCTGCAGAAGATTATGATGCCGGTCATGGCGTGGCGGTTCGAGCTTTCCTCTGTGAAGCCTGAGATATCTGTGCTGTCATCCAAGGATAGGAGATGGATCAAACTTGAGAAGCCAAGAAAGAGCTATGAGGACATTGTAAGGGGTATTTTAGTAACTGTTTACTTCCTGAGTTTTGCAAAGAAGAATCCTGATGCAACCGCGAAAGCTGCGTGGGATAGCTTGAGTAAGAATAAGGAGTTTAGGCATGTCTCAATTGTTCTTGACTGTTTTGTTTTCCCGTAGTTATTACTGTGGCAGCACATtttaagatattcattttatGATACTTTTACAGCTCTTACGAGGTTATGCCTTCGGCAAATGATTTAGTAAATCAGAAGGCTTTGATGAGTGAAGCAGCCAAGAGGGATGCTTTGTTGGCTAAGTCCAAGGTTTGTACTTTGTATTTAGggtttgtttgggtgagtttttagaaaaaaatctttttttgagttattttttttaaaagatcttatgaaaaattagaaataattttatgtCTAGGTATCTCATgcaataagattttttttatctatcaattatgtttgggtataaaagtactttttgtttatttattacatgaaaacatctttttttaggaaaaaagatcttttaaaaaaaagatgtaaattacagcttctcaaaaaagatgttttttttttcctagtgcttttatttttactactagaaatttgctaaacataaaaaaaaaatcttttttcataattttttttatcaaaataatggcgcccaatcAAACACTtacttcataaaaaatatttgctgtgctaggaatttttttttttgacattttgGGGGAGGGGTTGTGATTAGTATCTTccttaaatataaatcaagactacTCAATGTTGGACTTTGGGCATCCCTCTACGGTAGAGAGTTCATATATGAACCCTAACAGATGCATAAGATTTCTACTTCAAGAATTAGTCCCAGTTGATCCATCATTTGTCTCTCTAATATCTTGCCAATCGTCTCCTGTTTTGCTGTCTCCCAGTCTACATTTTACCAGTTAAATATGTGCTCCGTCATAACATGTGGTCGATATTGAATGATGTCTCACCTTGGTTAAAAATGAATTAGTGGTGCCTTTTGATAAAAGATTTAATTTCTTCTGTTGGAAAAGGAATGAACTTATATTCTTCctattgttattaattatttttgttttccccGGGCATATGGGACTAACATCATCTACTTGATTTGAGCAGCTTTTACCCATGGCTCTGGAGGGTAACCTGGGGGCTAAGAAACTTTTTGATGAGGttggtttgaattttttttcccttCCTATAGAGAATCATTCTTTGGCATTTTTTAGTtatgtactttattttatttatttatttcatatttattgattataaagcttttataatattttttaatgccTTGGTTTCAGGAGCTAAAAGATTTGGCACGGCCTGGATTTATaattgatgatgatgttgatgatgacATGACTGATGTAAATGATGAAGAGTcagatgaagaagatgaattgTTTGATTCTCTTTGTTCTATTTGTGACGATGGTGGTAATCTTTTGTGGTATGAAATTTTTCTCTATTTGTTCAATCTCTATGTGGTATCTATCCTTTTTATGTTTATATAGCTGAAGGTAGTTCCTCTTTCATAtaagttattaaaataatatcttactTGCCACTTTATAGTTCctggttttctttttcttataatttaaaaagttattcATGATAAATGAAGCTGTGATGGAAAGTGCATGAGATCATTTCATGCTAATAAGGAGGATGGCGTCAACTCTTCTTGTGTCTCTCTTGGTTTTAGCCAGAAGGAAGTTGAAGtatgttattttgtttttttctttacttttatatcACCTTTTTTTGTTTGCATCTTGTTTTTTTCCCAGTTCCTTTTTGTTGTATGATATAGAAATCTGCTTTGCTTCTGAAAAAATTCGCAGGACATCCCAAATTTTTATTGCAAGAATTGTGAACATAATCAGCATCAGTGCTTTGCATGTGGCAAACTAGGCTGTTCCGATAAATTCTCTGGTGCTGAGGTATAGCTATGTGAAGTGTTATCTTGATGATGATTAGTTTATTTATAAGTTGACATATAATCGCGTGTATATGCATGTTACAggttattttgatttttaagtAAGCACACTACACAAGATACGGGTAAAGGAGTGCATTATATAGAAAGTTGTGGTAACACCTAATTGTATAAGATTGTAGAAGACTAGAATATTGACTTTGATGGTTTGGACATGTGTGGAGAAAACATGTAGTGGCTGCAATGAGGATAATGGATCAAATGGAGTTTAGTCAAATAGCTGGAACCATAAGTACAAGAGAGGGAGACCTAGAAAGatcataataaaaatactaaaagagATCTTAGATATTAATGGCTTAAATATGATTTCTGATACAATGCTATGATGCTATCTCTTCCATGTAGACAAACCCATTTTGTCAGATAAGGCTTGGTAATTTGAGTGGAAATAGCTTTTGGCATATTGCACTTACTCACACTTTTGTGAAAAGCTTTGATGTTTGTGGTGCCATTTGATAACTTGGGACATAAAAGTTCTAGATTGTGTTGTGCACTTTATTATCTCAAATCCTTTCTGTCGTAGTTATTTTTTAGAGTTTGGAGTTAACTGCCTCATTGACAATTTGACATAGTTGTTGCCCGGCTGGAATGAATGAGCAAATCACCAAATTCTCCAAATATTTTAGCTTTGGGTTGTAGCAGCTCTGATGATGGGCCAGAATCATGTTGTCTTGGCTCAATCTGGGAATCATGGGCTTAATTTGTTACTTGTGCTAGACTTCATTTGAAGAACATGTTCTTTATGTACTATATCTATACAGTTGTTTTCTTGAAACAATATGATTCTTACTTTATTTGAGGTtacacatttttataaaaaaattaaatttttatttaaattttctgtATAATCCTTGTAGTCCAAGTGGGTTGGATGACAAATTAGATGCTTAGGATCTCCAAAAGGATTGCTACCAATTCTTTCATTTGGATAGCACGTATTCTATAACCAGCTAAAGCCTTTTTCATGTACAAAACATAACCTTGCAATTTTAactatttatttagtatttcaaTTTGTAAACAAGTGATGTGCATAGTGCTGTTTAAGCTTCAAAGCTTTTAATTCACATGTAAAGTAGCATATCCGTTCTTGTTAACTACGGAAATTGTTattctttattgtttttattgGTTCAAACTTAGCTCTGCTGTAATTTCTGATTTATCTTCTGTAGTTTTGATTGATTAGTTAAGATAATGCTTTTCGCTTGAGAAACAGGATTATTTTCTCACAGAATCTTTCTCTTGTATGGAACTAAAAGGCATGTGAAATTTCTCCTTCAGGTCTTCCAATGTGCCTCTGCAACCTGCGGCTACTTTTATCATCCTCAATGTGTTGTGAAGTTACTTCATCGATTTAATGAGAATGCTTCAAGGGAACTTGAGACAAATATTAGTCGGGGAGAACCTTTTACTTGTCCATCCCATTACTGCTATGTTTGTAAAGAAACGGAGAACAAAAAGGAACATGAGTTGCAGCTTGCTGTTTGTAGGCGTTGTCCCAAGTCATATCATCGCAAATGTTTGCCAAGGTCATTTTACTGCTTTTACCTATGTTTTTCTTTGgttcattaaataatttttaagtgaTAGTGTTTAGAGAGTTCATTTTCAACTTGTTTTTATCAGAGCAATTGCTTTTGAAGACATAGAAGATGAGGGTATAATAACGAGGGCCTGGGACAATCTAATACCCAATCGTGTTCTTATATATTGCTTGTAAGTGCTGAGAGTTGAAGTTAAAGTATTTCCTGAATCTTGTTTATCCTCTTAGCcttctatttaatatttttacggtttctatttaatatttttacgGTTCCTTGGACCAGAAAACATGATATCGATAAAGATCTTGGGACTCCTAAACGAGATCACATAAAATTCCCCAATGATAAATCTAATGTTCAAGAAGCAAGTACAGAGCAGAAGAGAAAACCTGCAACTGAAGAGAGAGTTATGTTGAAGAATAATGTTAACCTGGATAATTCAGTCAACAAAAGAAGCATTGCTGATGTACCTAAACTGTCTACTAAAGTACCTAAACTTGCTGGAAAAAAGTCTTCTGGACCAGTTGGTATCAAGAAGTTTAATAAGGTTTCAGGATCAAATATCCAAAGGAAACCAATAGATATTGAATCATCTAGAAAACGTTTGTGTGAAAGTAAGAGACCATTCTCAAAGGAAACTGAAAGGCCTGATTGTGAGGAAAATGAGCCCTCAATTGGTGTGCAATTATATGCAATCTGGGAGAAGGGTTCTGGACAAACTGGCTTGGGCAATCAGGTTGATAACAAAGCCAGTGCCCAATCTGTTATGCCTACTAGAAAACCAAGCAGCCCATTATGTACATTAGATGCTGATTCGAAGAGGAGGTGATCAAATGTTTATAATTATGATCGAATTCTTTTTAAAACTTATACAATGTCTTGATCTTATGCAGTTatgatatgttatttttaatttttttttcttgtgatttAGACTGTTGGATCTGTTTAATGAAGCTACATCATCAGTTACTCTTAAGGATGTTGTAAAAGAACATAAATTTGCTTCTCATTCTCACTCATTGAAAAATTTTATGGAGAAGACTACAGTTGGGAAGTTGGAGCGCTCTGTTGAGGTACATAGCTATCTATAATTAGTGCAATGTGGTGTCATGTGGATCTTATTTTAAGATTATGTTATGTCTTGTGTGCATTCAGGCTGTTCGAACAGCTTTAAAGATGCTAGAGGATGGGCGCAGCATTCGTGATGCAGAAGCTGTTTGTGGCCCTGATGTTCTTAACCAGATATATAAGTGGAAGGTAGTTGgcaatttttaaatgattttccatagacgtgttttgggtgtttaaatGTTCAGTTCTATCTTCTAGTATATTTCATAGCATGTTATTCTAACTTCTTTTAGCATGTTTCATCCATTTTCTCTGTACATATTTAATTATCTGCCATAAACTTGTGTGTAACATGGTTTTCATATATAAAACACCTATATGCACTTCTCTATTGTACTGGATATTATCGGGTTTAGCTATGTTAACCATATTGACTGAAATTTCTGCAGGACAAGTTGAAAGTATATCTAGCACCTGTTCTGTATGGTAACCGCTATACGTCATTTGGTCGCCATTTTACACAAGTGGAAAAGCTAGAAGGGGTATTCATAATTTCAGTCTACATTTTTTCTTAATATCTTAGTTAATTGTACTGCTGTATGATGtgctttcttttttatattatcttatcttttgctTCTGTGGATATTCTTGTGAACCtcagtttaaaataatttgttcCATCTGGTTTAAGTgataactaaattatttaaatgtgTTTAGAAAACAGTTACTGTTAGGTTTTATTATAACAGCTTGAATGGTTGTGTTAGGTCCGAGCATAAATAAGTTTACCCTAATACACTTGCTGACAATTGAGTTGCATCCTTACTTATTTGATCATTTGAAATTTGGAAGGGCATATGAAGTGGAGTATTGATGATGCTCATCacatttgatgcaaataaatttttcctgtatatataaaaaacagaataaaaaacttTTTGTTGCAGTAAACTAGTAACTTAATCAATGAAACTGTTATCTAATTGCAATTTAGTCCTAAATGTACGAGTCAGTTTTAATTTATAACAGTTGTACCAGCGAAGCCCTTTTTTGCATCTTTCTCATTCTGATCCATGAGGACCAAATTATTTTGAACTTTGTAAGGCTTGGTTTATAAAGCTTATTGGAGAGGTACTTGCACTTATCAAAACCctgtgtttggtaaattaaaaaattatgtactTATGCTTGCAACTTTTAAAAGTTTGGGCTATTTTAAAAGCACCTAAGAAGGTGTTTTTCAAGGCTAGCTTGTACTTATCAAAAGTAAAATGTTTAAtataacttcatatattaataaatatccaaatttactcttatatttatgtctattatgattttttaaatttaaaaaattattttaccaaacaTAATTGTTGTTGTTTGTGCTTATTGAAAGCCATTTTTAGTTCAATTTACCAAACATATGTGCTACAATTTTTGGAAAGCTATCTTTCAAAAGCCATGTCTGATAACCTACTTTCGAATagcaaa
This window contains:
- the LOC112720216 gene encoding protein ENHANCED DOWNY MILDEW 2 isoform X1, which gives rise to MASSDDEPESQPLSVSNYHFEDDRDAPVSFSVMPIQWSGSESPQGKKTELFLHGVADNGLQKIMMPVMAWRFELSSVKPEISVLSSKDRRWIKLEKPRKSYEDIVRGILVTVYFLSFAKKNPDATAKAAWDSLSKNKEFSSYEVMPSANDLVNQKALMSEAAKRDALLAKSKLLPMALEGNLGAKKLFDEELKDLARPGFIIDDDVDDDMTDVNDEESDEEDELFDSLCSICDDGGNLLCCDGKCMRSFHANKEDGVNSSCVSLGFSQKEVEDIPNFYCKNCEHNQHQCFACGKLGCSDKFSGAEVFQCASATCGYFYHPQCVVKLLHRFNENASRELETNISRGEPFTCPSHYCYVCKETENKKEHELQLAVCRRCPKSYHRKCLPRAIAFEDIEDEGIITRAWDNLIPNRVLIYCLKHDIDKDLGTPKRDHIKFPNDKSNVQEASTEQKRKPATEERVMLKNNVNLDNSVNKRSIADVPKLSTKVPKLAGKKSSGPVGIKKFNKVSGSNIQRKPIDIESSRKRLCESKRPFSKETERPDCEENEPSIGVQLYAIWEKGSGQTGLGNQVDNKASAQSVMPTRKPSSPLCTLDADSKRRLLDLFNEATSSVTLKDVVKEHKFASHSHSLKNFMEKTTVGKLERSVEAVRTALKMLEDGRSIRDAEAVCGPDVLNQIYKWKDKLKVYLAPVLYGNRYTSFGRHFTQVEKLEGIVDRLHWYVQNGDTIVDFCCGANDFSILMKKKLEETGKRCSYKNYDLLPTKHDFCFEMRDWMTVQPKELPTGSQLIMGLNPPFGLKAALANKFIDKALEFRPKLLILIVPPETERLDKKRSRYDLVWEDRNFLSGKSFYLPGSINTSDRQMEQWNLTSPPLSLWSRPDWTDKHMEVAQKHGHLLSLHEVSRMESFNNQNSRASHSMDGNFADDDMLVDDLLVSTDDLEVQGLINDDQQEISMVGNVERESQERHESWTERTPNENVGCESQERHDYLMRKTPHGNVEQERHEDHTRRSPHEYVERESQERHDYRLGKSPHGIVERESQERHEDQIGKSPHGNVECESQERHDHRMGKTPHGIVERECQEGHDYRMGKTPQGIVELESQERHEDQIGKTPHGNVECESQERHDYRMGKTPHGIVERESQEQHDYRMGKTKTSWNRKHTEENNRGGPHASSPAKSNAKNQTKGLPHRSQSNPKDGRSSVGGLQPKSSVSSAYGYGHLEPMRFVAASDYMASNFEEHHSSLLIDGTNTLGYNPYVGEDDSYLREPRQQPRLYGLQDPDSHYPTSNFLSGHDSVYGRMGSGYGVLGSGSESAYMMSTPAMQRYASRLDPRLDSFGSVPPMVGRNAGFEHGVPQPEYGSGTPSGMPGFAPQPQDPYRYPNSRSNSGSWFNG